In Miniphocaeibacter halophilus, the following proteins share a genomic window:
- the rseP gene encoding RIP metalloprotease RseP produces MVTIIIAIAVFLIVIFWHELGHFLVAVKSGIKVNEFSVGMGPKLFQKKKNNIKYSLRALPLGGYVAIEGEDEDSEDPKAFNNAKASKRLAVIVAGVIMNFILGFVILFFVNMFAQPNIALIVENSPAEKAGLKANDIILEINEKNVKNSDDITKYISESNGEELNILIKSNNKEKEIRVTPSKDESGQYLIGIQIGRAFSTDNVSILQGITGAVKDFKIYSTAIVDALYKLITGKLSLDNLAGPVGTVVLIGDSAKRGAMTFFNLLAMLSINLGVFNIMPFPALDGGRAVLILVEMLTGKKLPAEKEGLLNFVGLILLLTLMVVVAFKDIVTLF; encoded by the coding sequence ATGGTAACAATAATAATAGCAATAGCAGTATTTTTGATAGTGATTTTTTGGCATGAATTAGGACATTTTCTTGTAGCTGTAAAATCAGGAATTAAGGTAAATGAATTTTCCGTAGGAATGGGCCCAAAGTTATTTCAAAAGAAAAAAAATAATATTAAATATTCTTTAAGAGCCTTACCCTTAGGTGGCTATGTTGCTATTGAAGGCGAAGATGAGGATTCTGAAGATCCGAAAGCCTTTAATAATGCAAAGGCAAGTAAAAGACTAGCTGTAATAGTAGCTGGTGTAATAATGAACTTTATTCTTGGATTCGTAATTTTATTTTTTGTAAATATGTTTGCGCAACCAAATATAGCATTAATAGTGGAGAATAGCCCTGCAGAAAAGGCTGGACTTAAAGCAAATGATATTATTTTAGAAATCAATGAAAAAAATGTAAAAAACTCAGATGATATTACAAAGTATATATCTGAATCTAATGGAGAAGAACTGAATATTTTAATTAAATCTAACAATAAGGAAAAAGAAATTAGAGTAACTCCTTCTAAGGATGAAAGTGGTCAATATCTTATTGGTATTCAAATAGGAAGAGCTTTCAGTACAGATAATGTTTCTATATTACAAGGAATTACAGGTGCAGTTAAGGATTTTAAAATCTATTCAACAGCGATTGTAGATGCACTATATAAATTAATAACAGGTAAATTATCTCTTGATAATTTAGCAGGACCTGTAGGTACTGTTGTTTTAATTGGTGATTCTGCAAAAAGAGGTGCAATGACCTTTTTTAATCTACTAGCAATGCTTTCTATTAATTTAGGAGTTTTTAACATTATGCCTTTTCCTGCATTAGATGGGGGACGAGCTGTTCTAATACTTGTGGAAATGTTAACCGGTAAAAAATTACCGGCTGAAAAGGAAGGACTACTAAATTTTGTTGGATTAATACTACTTTTAACACTTATGGTTGTAGTAGCTTTTAAAGATATAGTTACTTTATTTTAA
- the ispG gene encoding flavodoxin-dependent (E)-4-hydroxy-3-methylbut-2-enyl-diphosphate synthase produces MKRKLTKQIFVGDVPVGGSSPITVQSMTNTITKDIDSTVNQILLLEKNGCDISRSAINDLEDAKAISIIKSKTNIPFIADIQFDYRLAIAAVENGADCLRINPGNIGNKNRVREVTHCCEEYNVPIRIGVNSGSLHQKYLDKYKGVNSDSIVYSALDEVNFIESLGFYNMKLSLKSSDVNMSIESYKKISELTDYPLHLGITEAGPSYVGTIKSAVGIGSLLSQGIGDTIRVSLTSAPEEEVRVGKEILKSLKLRTEGINIISCPTCARTKIDLISIVKEAENYLNNINKNLTVAIMGCVVNGPGEAKEADIGIAGGNGQGLIFKKGKVIKKVEEKKLLEELISEIEKMK; encoded by the coding sequence ATGAAAAGAAAATTAACAAAACAAATTTTTGTAGGTGATGTTCCCGTTGGAGGTTCATCACCTATTACTGTTCAATCTATGACTAACACAATAACAAAAGACATCGATTCAACAGTAAATCAAATTTTATTATTAGAAAAAAATGGCTGCGATATTTCCAGGTCAGCAATTAATGACTTGGAAGATGCAAAAGCAATTTCTATTATAAAAAGTAAAACCAATATTCCCTTTATTGCTGATATTCAATTTGATTATAGATTAGCAATTGCAGCAGTGGAAAATGGTGCTGATTGTTTAAGAATAAATCCCGGCAATATTGGAAATAAAAACAGGGTTAGAGAAGTAACCCATTGTTGTGAAGAGTATAATGTTCCTATACGAATAGGAGTAAACTCCGGTTCCTTACATCAAAAATACTTGGATAAATATAAGGGTGTTAACTCTGATTCTATAGTATATAGTGCTTTAGATGAGGTGAATTTTATAGAATCCTTAGGTTTTTATAATATGAAATTATCTTTAAAATCCAGTGATGTAAATATGAGTATTGAATCATATAAAAAGATTTCTGAACTAACGGATTATCCTCTACATTTAGGAATTACTGAAGCAGGACCTTCTTATGTTGGGACAATAAAATCTGCTGTTGGTATTGGAAGTTTATTAAGCCAGGGTATAGGTGATACCATTAGAGTTTCTCTAACAAGTGCACCAGAAGAAGAGGTTCGGGTAGGAAAAGAGATTTTAAAATCTTTAAAACTTAGAACAGAGGGCATTAATATAATATCTTGTCCAACATGTGCAAGGACAAAAATTGATTTAATAAGTATTGTTAAAGAAGCTGAAAATTATTTAAACAACATTAATAAAAACTTAACTGTTGCCATTATGGGCTGCGTTGTAAATGGACCTGGTGAAGCAAAAGAAGCTGACATAGGAATAGCAGGCGGTAATGGTCAAGGCTTAATATTTAAAAAAGGAAAAGTTATAAAGAAAGTTGAAGAGAAAAAATTATTAGAAGAATTAATTTCAGAAATAGAAAAAATGAAGTAG
- a CDS encoding PhoH family protein produces the protein MEKVKFEFEVTNQEFINILFDNLEEKIKLIEKELNVKLSLYGNGIKIIGNKNYSSATYNLLIELYELYKKDGNISEQQVRYLIDMIKKGKNGISKTLLDYIICTTSRGKPIKPKTLGQKQYLDYILSNDIVFGVGPAGTGKTYLAMAMAIRAFKNNEVDRIILTRPAVEAGESLGFLPGDLQEKIDPYLRPIYDALFEILGYEQYLKLVEKGLIEVAPLAYMRGRTLDNAYVVLDEAQNTTNEQMKMFLTRIGYGSKAIITGDITQIDLPRGKKSGLKNASNILRNIDGIAFMDFESTDIVRHPLVQKIINAYEKFELKENKNGNINK, from the coding sequence ATGGAAAAAGTTAAATTTGAATTTGAAGTTACAAATCAAGAATTTATCAACATACTATTTGATAACTTAGAGGAAAAAATTAAATTAATAGAAAAAGAATTAAATGTAAAATTATCTTTATATGGCAATGGAATTAAGATTATTGGTAATAAAAATTATTCCAGTGCTACATATAATTTACTTATTGAATTATATGAATTATATAAAAAAGATGGAAATATTTCTGAGCAACAAGTTAGATATTTAATTGATATGATTAAAAAGGGCAAAAATGGAATTTCTAAAACCCTTCTTGACTATATAATATGTACAACATCTAGAGGAAAACCAATTAAACCAAAAACTCTAGGACAAAAACAATACTTGGATTATATTTTAAGTAATGACATTGTATTTGGAGTTGGACCAGCAGGGACAGGTAAAACTTATTTGGCTATGGCAATGGCAATTAGAGCTTTTAAAAATAATGAAGTAGATAGAATAATTCTTACTAGACCAGCTGTAGAAGCTGGAGAAAGCTTGGGATTTTTACCAGGAGATCTGCAAGAAAAAATTGACCCATATTTAAGACCTATATATGATGCTCTATTTGAAATATTAGGCTATGAGCAATACTTGAAACTAGTTGAAAAAGGATTAATTGAAGTGGCACCTTTAGCCTATATGAGGGGTAGAACTTTAGATAATGCTTATGTAGTATTAGACGAAGCTCAAAATACAACCAATGAACAGATGAAGATGTTTTTAACTAGGATTGGTTATGGTTCAAAAGCTATCATTACAGGTGATATTACCCAAATAGATCTACCTAGGGGAAAAAAATCCGGTCTAAAAAATGCTAGTAATATTTTACGTAATATTGATGGTATAGCTTTTATGGACTTTGAATCTACAGATATAGTTAGACATCCACTAGTACAAAAAATTATTAATGCTTACGAGAAATTTGAATTAAAGGAAAATAAGAATGGAAATATTAATAAATAA
- the ybeY gene encoding rRNA maturation RNase YbeY, producing MEILINNRQDKLTLSDNLISNIKKAILICLEIEKHNINVEISLSFVDNEEIKKINKEFRNIDTPTDVLSFPLDIDFFIEDINIPLGDIIISTEKAREQSLEFGHSLEREIIYLVIHSMFHLLGYDHIKNEDAIKMRNKEKEAIRKIGIYKNEK from the coding sequence ATGGAAATATTAATAAATAACAGACAAGATAAATTAACACTTTCTGATAACTTAATTTCAAATATAAAAAAAGCTATTTTAATCTGTCTAGAAATTGAAAAGCATAATATAAATGTAGAAATATCTCTTTCATTTGTTGACAATGAAGAAATAAAGAAAATAAATAAAGAATTTAGAAATATTGATACTCCAACTGATGTACTATCTTTTCCTTTAGATATAGATTTTTTCATTGAAGATATAAATATTCCTTTAGGGGATATTATTATTTCTACAGAAAAAGCTAGGGAGCAATCATTAGAGTTTGGACATAGTTTAGAAAGGGAAATTATATACTTAGTAATTCACTCTATGTTTCACTTACTAGGTTATGATCATATTAAAAATGAAGATGCAATAAAAATGCGTAATAAGGAAAAAGAAGCTATTAGAAAAATAGGAATATATAAAAATGAAAAATAA
- a CDS encoding phosphatidate cytidylyltransferase, with product MKNLIIRALTGIVLVAVLIGFTILGKTYLLLLTTFLSLVGIYEFFNIMKKLEYKPNYLLAFIFSLLLLLTVYFGYTNIESSIILVYTLFVMIMMTFFDLFDHKTAFLQIFVVTYITLSFSRLILLSDTMLIWLVYITSWGTDTFAYLVGSVFGKHKLIEKLSPKKSIEGAIGGIIGAAILTYIFAVVFKFDNKMQLVIIASIGSVISQIGDLCASKFKRISNTKDYGTIFLGHGGVLDRFDSVLFTAPYIYLIYSFL from the coding sequence ATGAAAAATTTAATTATTAGAGCATTAACAGGTATTGTGTTAGTAGCCGTATTAATTGGTTTTACAATACTAGGAAAAACCTATTTATTATTACTGACGACTTTTTTATCTTTAGTTGGAATTTATGAATTTTTTAATATTATGAAAAAACTAGAATATAAACCTAACTATTTGTTAGCGTTTATTTTTTCTTTACTGCTGTTACTAACTGTATATTTTGGATATACAAATATAGAGAGTAGTATAATTTTAGTTTACACATTATTTGTAATGATAATGATGACTTTTTTTGATTTATTTGATCATAAAACAGCCTTTTTACAAATCTTTGTAGTAACTTATATTACGCTGTCTTTTAGTAGACTAATATTATTATCTGATACTATGCTTATATGGTTAGTATATATAACTTCATGGGGTACAGATACTTTTGCATATCTAGTAGGTTCTGTTTTTGGCAAACATAAATTAATTGAAAAACTAAGTCCCAAAAAATCCATTGAAGGTGCTATTGGTGGAATTATAGGAGCTGCTATTCTAACTTACATATTTGCCGTTGTTTTTAAATTTGACAATAAGATGCAATTAGTTATTATTGCCTCTATTGGTTCAGTAATATCTCAAATCGGTGATTTATGTGCATCTAAATTTAAAAGAATATCAAATACTAAAGATTATGGCACAATATTTTTAGGACATGGAGGAGTATTAGATCGTTTTGATAGTGTTTTATTTACTGCTCCATATATATATTTAATATATTCATTTTTATAA
- a CDS encoding diacylglycerol kinase — MKNNKDFKNTNLIESFNHAIDGLIYSFKNENNFKRHVFMAILVALLSLFFNFTRLEMAILCITITLVILAELLNTTIEKIVDLIYEYYEPRAKIAKDVGAGAVLVTALNSLFVGYFIFYDRIIRITEIGVFKIKKSPVHLAFIALVIVILITLILKSSFYKGKGTHLQGGTVSGHSALAFCLATIIVFLANNTLISILSYFLAFLVAESRVESKIHSLSEVIFGGITGFLVATIIFKLLVRF; from the coding sequence ATGAAAAATAATAAAGACTTTAAAAATACTAATTTAATAGAAAGCTTCAATCATGCCATTGATGGTTTAATCTATTCTTTTAAAAATGAAAATAATTTTAAACGCCATGTATTTATGGCAATTTTAGTGGCTTTGTTAAGTTTGTTTTTTAATTTTACAAGATTGGAAATGGCTATTTTATGTATTACTATTACTTTGGTTATTTTAGCAGAATTATTAAATACGACTATTGAAAAAATTGTGGATTTAATATATGAATATTATGAGCCTAGGGCAAAAATAGCTAAAGATGTTGGAGCTGGAGCAGTTTTGGTAACAGCTTTAAACTCTTTGTTTGTTGGTTATTTTATTTTCTATGATAGGATTATAAGAATTACTGAAATAGGAGTATTTAAAATAAAGAAATCTCCTGTTCATTTAGCTTTTATAGCCTTGGTTATTGTAATTTTAATTACACTAATATTAAAAAGTTCTTTTTATAAAGGAAAGGGTACACATTTACAAGGAGGTACTGTAAGTGGACACTCTGCTTTAGCCTTTTGTTTGGCAACTATTATTGTTTTTTTAGCAAATAATACACTAATTTCAATTTTAAGTTATTTTTTAGCTTTTTTAGTTGCTGAATCTAGGGTAGAAAGTAAAATTCACAGTTTATCTGAAGTTATATTTGGTGGAATTACAGGATTTTTAGTTGCTACTATTATATTTAAATTGTTGGTGAGATTTTAA
- a CDS encoding isoprenyl transferase, protein MQESLLNKIDSNNIPKHVAIILDGNGRWAKKRFLPRFKGHQEGMKRVVEIVEVASNIGIEFLSVYAFSTENWKRPVLEVNSLMDLLVYYVEIQLDKLKKNNVKVITLGDISKLPTKAKNAIVKACNETSTNTGMVLNIALNYGGRDDIVNATKNILEDFNLGKININNIDEDIFKNYLYTTNQPDVDLLIRSGGDMRLSNFLLYQTAYAELYFTNCLWPDFKEDELFKAIIDYQSRNRRFGGV, encoded by the coding sequence ATGCAAGAGAGTTTACTTAATAAAATTGATTCAAATAATATTCCTAAACATGTTGCAATTATTTTAGATGGTAATGGAAGATGGGCAAAAAAAAGATTTCTTCCTAGATTTAAAGGGCATCAAGAAGGTATGAAAAGAGTAGTTGAAATAGTAGAAGTTGCTAGCAATATTGGTATTGAATTTCTAAGTGTCTATGCATTTTCTACTGAAAACTGGAAAAGACCAGTGTTAGAAGTAAATTCTCTTATGGATTTATTAGTTTATTATGTAGAAATACAACTAGATAAATTAAAAAAGAATAATGTTAAAGTTATTACTCTTGGAGATATATCAAAACTTCCTACTAAAGCTAAGAATGCTATTGTTAAAGCTTGTAATGAAACAAGTACAAATACCGGAATGGTTTTAAATATAGCTTTAAATTATGGCGGTAGAGATGACATTGTAAATGCAACAAAAAATATTCTTGAAGATTTTAATTTAGGAAAAATTAATATTAATAATATTGATGAAGATATTTTTAAAAACTATTTATATACAACAAATCAACCAGATGTTGATTTGTTAATTCGTTCAGGTGGAGATATGCGATTAAGCAATTTTTTATTATATCAAACAGCATATGCTGAATTATATTTTACTAATTGCTTATGGCCTGATTTTAAAGAAGATGAATTATTTAAAGCTATTATAGATTATCAAAGTCGTAATAGAAGGTTTGGAGGAGTATAA
- a CDS encoding PolC-type DNA polymerase III, translating into MTVGSCLKVEGKYTYDNFAKSNVINVNSIEPYKMNKKIDNSSEKRVELHLFTQMSALDGFVKVKDLMKLLKNWGHTAVGITDKGVVQSYPDVDQYAKENCIKPLYGIDAKFLKDKLRILTDFYGTFNNDEFVVFDIETTGFSRINDKIIEIGAVKVKNNEIVEKYNQLINPNVTIPEKIIELTGINNNMVDNEPNIKKVLPEFMEFVGNATLIAHNADFDIGFIRENCKLQNITFKNAYIDTVALSRAVFPELKKHKLNIIAKHLSISLENHHRACDDAQATAEIFLEILKKLKEENIIFDEKINNLNTEWPIYKNEAYNGLIYAENLTGLKNLYKIVSESSLNYFNRSPGIPEFLFDKYKEGLLIGSGNHNGELFKAIIKDYPDFIIEEIASKFDFLEVQPPENYGKLIYEGEIKDINHVKKYIEKICNIGEKYNIPVVATGDVHYIYPEDYILRNIVKFSQPLAKHEKEIKPTLYLRTTEEMLNSFEFLGRKKAKEIVIKNTNLIKDLIGEFKPIPDGTFPPVIEGSDQELRKITYDKAISLYGDPIPEYVKARLDKELDSIISNGYAVLYIIAQKLVWKSNDDGYLVGSRGSVGSSFAATMAGITEVNPLLPHYRCPECKHSEFIDDINIGSGIDLPDKICPVCGTNYIKDGHNIPFEVFLGFEGDKEPDIDLNFAGEYQPVVHKYTEELFGSDKVFRAGTIGTIADNTAYGYIQKYIEENEINIPNAELKRLQKGIVGVKRTSGQHPGGVMIVPQDKEIYDFCPVQHPADDMKSDIITTHFNYNAISGRILKLDLLGHDVPSIIKMLSDITGIDPLTIPFDDDETMSIFKSNDALNFIEDYDYTSVGTLGIPEFGTKFVRQMLVETEPTTISELFRISGLSHGTNVWTNNAQDLVRDNIASLKDVICTRDDIMTYLIQKGLENKRAFKIMETVRKGRLLDEETENYMRKFDVPEWYIDSCRKIEYMFPKAHAVAYVLMSYRIAYFKVHYPEAFYSTFFTTKIADYPGQIIFEGLDSIRKKMSEIKELGYSATAKDNSTLTVLEVAEEMYCRGIKASPVSFQNSDKLKFKVLEKGYIQPPFRGLEGVSDAHSIAIYDEYNKNEFLSIQDLVKRTKINKVAVESLRNHGVLKGLPESNQLSFL; encoded by the coding sequence ATTACTGTTGGATCTTGCTTAAAGGTTGAAGGTAAATATACCTATGATAATTTTGCTAAATCAAATGTAATTAATGTTAACAGTATAGAACCATATAAAATGAATAAGAAAATTGATAACTCAAGTGAAAAAAGGGTTGAGTTACATCTATTTACACAAATGAGTGCCTTAGATGGTTTTGTAAAAGTAAAGGATTTAATGAAACTTTTAAAAAATTGGGGACATACTGCTGTTGGGATAACCGATAAGGGTGTAGTTCAATCCTATCCGGATGTTGACCAATATGCTAAGGAAAACTGTATTAAACCTTTATATGGTATTGACGCAAAGTTTTTAAAAGACAAACTTAGAATTCTTACAGATTTTTATGGTACATTTAATAATGATGAATTTGTTGTTTTTGATATTGAAACTACAGGTTTTTCAAGAATAAATGACAAAATTATTGAAATTGGTGCTGTAAAAGTAAAAAACAATGAAATAGTTGAAAAATATAATCAGCTAATAAACCCAAATGTTACTATTCCCGAAAAGATTATCGAACTAACAGGAATTAATAACAATATGGTAGACAATGAACCTAATATTAAAAAAGTACTTCCTGAATTTATGGAATTTGTTGGAAATGCAACACTTATTGCCCATAATGCAGATTTTGATATAGGATTTATAAGGGAGAATTGTAAATTACAAAATATTACATTTAAAAATGCTTATATTGATACAGTGGCATTATCTAGAGCTGTCTTTCCTGAATTAAAGAAACATAAATTAAATATTATAGCAAAACATTTAAGTATTTCTCTAGAAAATCACCATAGAGCTTGTGACGATGCACAAGCTACAGCTGAAATTTTCTTAGAAATTTTAAAAAAACTTAAAGAAGAAAATATAATATTTGATGAAAAAATTAATAATCTAAATACGGAATGGCCAATTTATAAAAATGAAGCCTATAATGGATTAATATATGCGGAAAATCTTACTGGTTTAAAAAATCTTTATAAAATAGTATCTGAATCAAGTTTGAATTATTTTAATCGTTCACCTGGCATACCTGAATTTCTTTTTGATAAATATAAAGAAGGTCTATTAATTGGTAGTGGGAATCACAATGGTGAATTATTTAAAGCTATTATTAAGGATTATCCTGATTTTATAATTGAAGAAATAGCTAGTAAATTTGATTTTCTTGAAGTTCAACCTCCTGAAAATTATGGAAAATTAATTTATGAAGGTGAAATTAAAGATATTAATCATGTTAAAAAATATATAGAAAAAATATGCAATATTGGTGAAAAATATAATATTCCAGTAGTAGCAACAGGAGATGTACACTACATTTATCCAGAAGATTATATTTTAAGAAATATTGTTAAGTTCTCTCAACCCCTTGCAAAACATGAGAAAGAAATTAAACCAACCTTATATTTAAGAACAACAGAAGAAATGTTAAATTCCTTTGAATTTTTAGGTAGGAAAAAAGCTAAGGAAATAGTAATAAAAAATACTAATTTAATAAAGGATTTAATTGGAGAATTTAAACCTATACCAGATGGTACATTCCCTCCAGTAATAGAAGGCTCTGATCAAGAACTTAGAAAAATCACCTATGATAAAGCCATTTCTTTATATGGAGATCCTATACCTGAGTATGTTAAAGCTCGTTTAGATAAAGAGCTGGACTCAATTATTTCAAACGGATATGCAGTTTTATATATTATTGCCCAGAAACTTGTCTGGAAGTCAAATGATGATGGTTATTTAGTAGGATCAAGAGGTTCTGTCGGTTCTTCTTTTGCTGCAACTATGGCAGGTATTACTGAAGTTAATCCACTATTACCACATTATAGATGTCCAGAATGTAAACATAGTGAATTTATTGATGATATAAATATCGGTTCAGGTATAGATTTACCTGATAAAATCTGTCCTGTTTGTGGAACAAATTATATAAAAGATGGGCACAATATACCTTTTGAAGTCTTTCTGGGATTTGAAGGGGATAAAGAACCGGATATAGATTTAAACTTTGCAGGAGAGTATCAACCAGTAGTTCATAAATATACAGAAGAACTTTTTGGTTCCGATAAAGTTTTTAGGGCTGGTACTATAGGTACTATAGCTGACAACACCGCATATGGCTATATTCAAAAATATATAGAAGAAAATGAAATTAATATACCAAATGCAGAATTAAAAAGATTGCAAAAGGGAATTGTAGGTGTAAAGAGAACTTCCGGTCAACATCCAGGAGGAGTTATGATTGTTCCTCAAGATAAGGAAATATATGATTTTTGTCCTGTCCAACATCCTGCAGACGATATGAAGTCAGATATTATTACTACTCACTTCAACTATAATGCAATTAGTGGTAGAATATTAAAATTGGATTTACTTGGCCATGATGTTCCTTCAATAATAAAAATGCTTAGTGATATTACAGGAATAGATCCATTAACTATTCCTTTTGATGATGATGAAACAATGAGTATTTTTAAATCTAATGATGCTTTAAATTTTATTGAGGATTATGATTATACATCGGTAGGAACTTTAGGTATACCTGAATTCGGTACTAAATTTGTTAGGCAAATGTTAGTTGAAACCGAACCAACAACTATTTCAGAATTATTTAGAATATCTGGACTATCCCACGGTACTAATGTTTGGACTAATAATGCACAGGATCTAGTACGTGACAATATAGCATCTCTTAAAGACGTTATATGTACAAGAGATGATATAATGACTTATTTAATACAGAAGGGACTGGAGAACAAAAGAGCCTTTAAAATAATGGAAACAGTTCGTAAAGGGCGTCTACTCGATGAAGAAACAGAAAATTATATGAGAAAGTTTGATGTACCTGAATGGTATATTGATTCCTGTAGAAAAATTGAATATATGTTTCCTAAAGCCCATGCAGTTGCTTATGTTTTAATGAGTTATCGTATAGCTTACTTTAAGGTTCATTATCCTGAAGCCTTTTATTCAACTTTCTTTACAACTAAAATTGCGGATTATCCAGGTCAAATTATTTTTGAAGGATTGGATTCTATTAGGAAAAAAATGAGCGAAATAAAAGAACTTGGATATTCAGCTACGGCAAAAGATAATAGTACATTGACTGTATTAGAAGTTGCTGAAGAAATGTATTGTAGAGGAATAAAAGCTAGTCCTGTAAGTTTTCAAAACTCAGATAAATTAAAATTTAAAGTTTTAGAAAAAGGATATATTCAACCTCCTTTTAGAGGACTTGAAGGAGTTTCAGATGCTCATTCAATTGCAATATATGACGAATACAATAAGAATGAATTTCTTTCAATTCAAGATTTAGTAAAAAGAACTAAAATAAATAAAGTTGCTGTAGAATCTTTAAGAAATCATGGTGTATTAAAGGGGCTACCAGAATCTAACCAATTGAGTTTCTTATAA